A genomic window from Prochlorococcus sp. RS04 includes:
- a CDS encoding trypsin-like peptidase domain-containing protein produces the protein MKYLKIKFINLIQIFIIFCFCILNFFQDAEVLALTSFESHNFVSSAVKDIGPAVVKIDTERLVERQQFDPTLLDPLLRDLLGEQGISPERERGQGSGVIINENGLVLTNAHVVERVDNVSVTLADGSICDGEVLGTDTVTDLALVKIDEDAYSGFAPLGNSEDLEVGDWAIALGTPYGLEKTVTLGIVSSLHRDINSLGFSDKRLDLIQTDAAINPGNSGGPLINSNGEVIGINTLVRSGPGAGLGFAIPINLAKSVSEQLLKNGEVIHPYLGVQLISLNPRIAKEHNRDPNSLVQLPERNGALIQSVIPNSPAEKAGLRRGDLVIAAENISIKEPKTLLDEVEKAQIGKEFLLNILRNNKEIQINIKPEPLPGLT, from the coding sequence ATGAAGTATCTCAAGATTAAATTTATTAATTTAATCCAAATATTCATTATTTTTTGTTTTTGCATACTCAATTTCTTTCAAGATGCTGAAGTTTTAGCTTTAACTTCCTTTGAAAGTCATAATTTCGTGTCATCCGCAGTTAAAGATATTGGCCCTGCAGTTGTCAAAATTGACACTGAGCGCTTGGTAGAGAGGCAACAATTTGATCCTACTTTACTTGACCCTTTGTTAAGGGATTTACTTGGCGAGCAAGGTATTTCTCCTGAAAGGGAGAGAGGGCAGGGCTCTGGGGTTATCATTAATGAGAATGGTTTGGTTCTAACAAACGCTCATGTCGTAGAAAGAGTCGATAATGTTTCAGTTACTTTGGCAGATGGATCTATTTGTGATGGTGAAGTTTTGGGCACAGATACAGTAACTGATCTTGCTTTGGTAAAAATTGATGAAGATGCTTATTCTGGGTTTGCTCCACTTGGAAATTCTGAAGATCTTGAAGTTGGAGACTGGGCAATAGCACTTGGTACTCCCTATGGTCTTGAAAAAACAGTTACCTTAGGGATTGTAAGCAGCCTGCATAGAGATATTAATAGTTTAGGATTTTCAGATAAAAGGCTGGATCTTATTCAGACTGATGCGGCAATAAATCCAGGCAATTCTGGGGGGCCACTCATAAATTCTAATGGTGAGGTAATTGGAATAAATACATTAGTGAGAAGTGGCCCTGGAGCTGGTTTAGGTTTTGCGATTCCCATCAATCTAGCTAAAAGTGTTTCTGAACAGCTACTTAAAAATGGGGAAGTTATTCATCCATATTTAGGGGTTCAATTAATTTCTTTAAATCCTAGAATTGCTAAAGAACATAATCGAGATCCCAATTCGTTAGTTCAATTACCTGAAAGAAATGGAGCTTTAATCCAATCAGTAATACCTAATAGCCCCGCTGAAAAGGCTGGTTTAAGAAGAGGGGATTTAGTAATAGCAGCCGAAAATATATCTATTAAAGAGCCTAAAACTCTACTAGATGAAGTAGAAAAAGCTCAGATAGGAAAAGAATTTCTTTTAAACATTTTGAGAAATAATAAAGAGATACAGATAAATATCAAACCAGAACCTCTGCCAGGTTTGACATAA
- the rpiA gene encoding ribose-5-phosphate isomerase RpiA: MDSQTQMKKVVADAAIKEVKSDMILGLGSGSTAALMIKSLADEMRSGKLQNIRGVATSFQSEVLALELDIPLIDLASVSQIDLAIDGADEVDPGFQLIKGGGACHVREKLVASKANQLLIVVDETKLVQNLNQSFPLPVEVLPNAWKQVQEVISEMNGSSSLRMATKKAGPVVTDQGNLILDVLFKDGIKNPKDIEMKINNIPGVLENGLFVDLTDKVLVGKIEDNNPVVYSPSRTS, translated from the coding sequence TTGGATTCACAAACTCAAATGAAAAAAGTAGTTGCTGATGCAGCAATAAAGGAAGTAAAGAGTGACATGATTCTTGGATTAGGTTCCGGATCTACAGCTGCGTTAATGATAAAAAGCCTTGCGGATGAAATGCGTTCTGGGAAACTCCAAAATATAAGAGGTGTTGCAACTTCTTTTCAATCAGAAGTTTTAGCGCTTGAACTGGATATCCCACTTATCGATCTAGCTTCTGTGTCTCAAATTGATCTAGCTATTGATGGAGCAGATGAAGTTGATCCAGGATTTCAATTAATAAAAGGAGGAGGAGCATGCCATGTTAGAGAAAAATTAGTGGCATCTAAAGCTAATCAGTTGTTGATTGTTGTTGATGAAACTAAACTCGTACAAAATCTAAATCAATCTTTCCCTTTACCTGTAGAAGTTCTTCCAAATGCTTGGAAGCAAGTTCAGGAAGTCATTTCAGAAATGAATGGCAGTTCTTCTTTAAGAATGGCTACTAAAAAAGCTGGCCCTGTTGTAACTGACCAAGGCAACCTTATCCTAGATGTATTATTTAAAGACGGTATTAAGAATCCAAAAGACATAGAAATGAAGATTAACAATATTCCAGGAGTATTAGAAAATGGATTATTCGTTGATCTTACAGATAAAGTATTAGTTGGTAAAATTGAAGACAACAATCCAGTGGTTTATTCACCCTCAAGAACTAGCTAA
- the hisD gene encoding histidinol dehydrogenase translates to MKIINKKKEAIEELKRISTRTNSENNNKINRIVEEIIQEVKISGDIAVEKYTKKFDGFDPDPMQVSADQIKNAWDEIDNNLKRSLVVAHERIQKFHEKEIPQSFTIKGEYGDIVQRRWRPVKNAGIYIPGGRAAYPSTVLMNAIPAKVAGVEEIIMVSPGNKEGEINKTVLAAAYLSGVNKVFRIGGAQAIGALAFGTSQINKVDVISGPGNIYVTTAKKLIYGSTGIDSLAGPSEILIIADETAQSTHIASDLLAQAEHDPLASSILLTTSKNQAKEVLEELYKKIDDHPRKEICMQSIKNWGLIVICENYESCVELSNNFAPEHLEILTLDSKKILASIENAGAIFLGKWTPEAVGDYLAGPNHTLPTSGNSRFSGSLGVETFMKNTSIIEFNEESLKVHSLDIINLAKSEGLHSHSNSVEIRFED, encoded by the coding sequence ATGAAGATCATAAATAAAAAAAAAGAAGCTATTGAAGAATTAAAAAGGATTTCTACTCGAACTAATTCAGAAAACAATAATAAGATAAATAGAATTGTTGAAGAAATTATCCAAGAGGTAAAAATTTCTGGAGATATAGCGGTAGAAAAATATACAAAAAAATTTGATGGCTTCGACCCTGACCCTATGCAAGTGAGTGCGGATCAAATAAAGAATGCATGGGATGAAATCGATAACAATTTAAAGCGCTCACTTGTGGTAGCTCATGAAAGAATTCAAAAATTCCATGAAAAAGAGATTCCTCAATCTTTCACTATAAAAGGTGAATATGGTGATATCGTCCAAAGGAGATGGAGACCAGTTAAGAATGCAGGTATTTATATTCCTGGAGGTAGAGCTGCTTATCCAAGTACAGTATTGATGAATGCTATACCTGCAAAAGTAGCAGGAGTAGAAGAAATTATTATGGTATCTCCTGGGAATAAAGAAGGGGAAATAAACAAAACTGTTTTAGCTGCAGCTTACTTATCAGGGGTCAATAAAGTATTTAGAATTGGAGGAGCTCAAGCAATTGGTGCTTTAGCATTTGGCACAAGTCAAATCAATAAAGTTGATGTTATTTCAGGTCCAGGGAATATATATGTTACAACTGCGAAAAAACTCATTTATGGTTCTACAGGGATTGATTCTCTAGCTGGTCCAAGTGAAATATTAATAATTGCAGATGAAACAGCTCAGAGCACTCATATAGCATCTGATCTATTAGCGCAAGCAGAACATGATCCTTTAGCTTCATCAATACTTTTAACTACATCAAAAAACCAGGCAAAAGAAGTTTTGGAAGAACTTTATAAAAAAATAGATGATCATCCAAGAAAAGAAATTTGCATGCAATCAATAAAAAATTGGGGTTTAATTGTGATTTGCGAGAATTACGAATCATGTGTTGAACTAAGTAATAACTTTGCTCCTGAACACCTAGAAATCCTTACCTTAGATTCAAAAAAAATTCTTGCAAGTATAGAGAATGCAGGAGCGATATTTTTAGGAAAATGGACGCCAGAAGCTGTTGGAGATTATCTTGCGGGACCAAATCATACTTTACCCACTTCAGGAAATTCTAGATTTAGCGGTTCTTTAGGGGTTGAAACTTTTATGAAAAATACTTCAATAATTGAATTTAATGAAGAAAGTTTAAAAGTTCATAGTCTTGATATTATTAATCTTGCTAAAAGTGAAGGATTACATAGCCACTCTAACTCTGTAGAGATAAGATTTGAAGATTAG
- the rpsT gene encoding 30S ribosomal protein S20, translated as MANNKSAKKRIQIAERNRLINKSYKSTVRTLTKKTLENCEKYKKNPNEDNKNLVKTSLNKAFSLIDKAVKKNVLHKNNGANKKSKINNFVKTALTTK; from the coding sequence GTGGCCAACAACAAATCAGCAAAAAAGAGAATACAAATTGCCGAAAGAAATCGTTTAATAAATAAGTCATATAAATCTACTGTTAGGACTTTAACCAAAAAAACCCTAGAGAACTGCGAAAAATACAAGAAAAATCCAAATGAGGATAATAAAAATTTAGTGAAAACAAGTCTTAATAAAGCTTTTAGCTTAATTGACAAAGCAGTTAAAAAAAATGTTCTTCACAAGAACAACGGAGCTAATAAAAAATCGAAAATCAACAATTTTGTAAAAACTGCTCTTACCACTAAGTAA
- a CDS encoding TatD family hydrolase, whose product MSDIELIDSHCHLIFENFERDLEDVVLRLRSRGVKKLVHACCELTEIPKLKKISHKFHEIYYSVGLHPLEAKKWEQSSKSLLKKSALEDRRVVAIGELGLDFFKNENKIQQIEALIPQMELAYELQLPVIIHCRDAANEMIEICSDLSRRGKCPDGVLHCWTGTPKEMKQFLNLGFYISFSGIVTFPKAHEIHECAKIVPNDKYLIETDSPFLAPVPHRGKRNEPAFVENVANYMADLRSTELITIARESYKNAEDLFKFDLLSRRSSC is encoded by the coding sequence ATGAGCGATATAGAACTCATAGACTCGCACTGTCATTTAATATTTGAGAATTTTGAGAGAGATCTTGAAGATGTTGTTTTAAGATTGCGCTCAAGAGGTGTTAAAAAATTAGTTCATGCTTGTTGTGAATTAACAGAAATTCCAAAGTTGAAAAAAATATCCCATAAATTTCATGAAATTTACTACTCAGTTGGTTTGCATCCGTTAGAAGCAAAAAAATGGGAACAAAGTTCAAAATCTCTTTTAAAAAAATCAGCTCTAGAAGATAGACGAGTTGTAGCTATTGGGGAATTAGGCTTGGATTTTTTTAAAAATGAAAATAAAATTCAGCAGATTGAAGCACTTATTCCGCAAATGGAGTTAGCTTATGAACTTCAATTGCCCGTAATTATCCATTGCAGAGATGCTGCAAATGAAATGATTGAGATATGTAGTGATCTCTCTAGAAGAGGGAAATGTCCTGATGGTGTACTTCATTGTTGGACGGGAACACCAAAAGAAATGAAGCAATTCTTGAATCTTGGATTTTACATAAGTTTTAGTGGTATAGTAACTTTCCCAAAAGCACATGAAATTCACGAGTGTGCCAAAATAGTTCCAAATGATAAATACTTAATTGAAACTGACTCACCATTTTTAGCTCCTGTCCCTCATAGGGGTAAAAGAAATGAACCTGCGTTTGTTGAAAATGTTGCCAATTATATGGCAGATTTAAGATCTACTGAATTAATCACAATTGCTAGAGAGTCATATAAGAATGCTGAAGATTTGTTTAAATTTGACTTGTTAAGTAGACGTAGCAGCTGTTAG
- the rpoB gene encoding DNA-directed RNA polymerase subunit beta produces the protein MSSSALQVAKTATYLPDLVEVQRASFKWFLEKGLIEELQNFSPISDYTGKLELHFVGEEYRLKRPRHDVEEAKRRDATFASQMYVTCRLINKETGEIKEQEVFIGELPLMTERGTFIINGAERVIVNQIVRSPGVYFKDELDKNGRRTYNASVIPNRGAWLKFETDKNNLLYVRVDKTRKINAHVLMRAMGLSDNDVVDKLRHPEFYQQSIESANDEGINSEDQALLELYKKLRPGEPPSVSGGQQLLHSRFFDPKRYDLGRVGRYKINKKLRLTVPNDVRTLTHEDVLSTIDYLINLELDIGGASLDDIDHLGNRRVRSVGELLQNQVRVGLNRLERIIKERMTVGETDSLTPAQLVNPKPLVAAIKEFFGSSQLSQFMDQTNPLAELTHKRRISALGPGGLTRERAGFAVRDIHPSHYGRLCPIETPEGPNAGLINSLATHARVNEYGFIETPFWEVNNGKVNKEGNPVYLSADLEDECRVAPGDVATDKDGNIIANLIPVRYRQDFEKVPPHQVDYVQLSPVQVISVATSLIPFLEHDDANRALMGSNMQRQAVPLLRPERPLVGTGLESQVARDSGMVPITKVNGTVSYVDANEIVVKDEHGNEHFHYLQKYQRSNQDTCLNQRPIVKIGDKVISGQVLADGSACEGGEIALGQNVLIAYMPWEGYNYEDAILVSERMVTDDLYTSVHIEKYEIEARQTKLGPEEITREIPNISEESLNNLDEMGIIRIGAFVESGDILVGKVTPKGESDQPPEEKLLRAIFGEKARDVRDNSLRVPKTEKGRVLDVRIYTREQGDELPPGANMVVRVYVAQRRKIQVGDKMAGRHGNKGIISRILPREDMPYLPDGTPVDIVLNPLGVPSRMNVGQVFELLMGWAASNLNCRVKVVPFDEMYGAEKSHQTVQAFLEEASKQPGKAWVYNPEDPGKLLLKDGRTGEPFDQPVAVGYSHFLKLVHLVDDKIHARSTGPYSLVTQQPLGGKAQQGGQRLGEMEVWALEAYGAAYTLQELLTVKSDDMQGRNEALNAIVKGKPIPRPGTPESFKVLMRELQSLGLDIGVYTDEGKEVDLMQDINPRRNTPSRPTYESLGTSEYEED, from the coding sequence ATGAGCAGTAGCGCTTTACAGGTAGCAAAAACAGCTACTTATCTACCAGATTTAGTTGAAGTACAAAGAGCAAGCTTTAAATGGTTTTTGGAAAAGGGTTTAATAGAAGAATTACAAAATTTTTCCCCCATTTCTGATTACACAGGTAAATTAGAATTACATTTTGTCGGTGAAGAGTACAGGTTAAAAAGACCTAGACATGATGTTGAGGAAGCGAAAAGAAGAGATGCTACATTTGCATCCCAGATGTATGTGACTTGCAGGTTAATTAATAAAGAGACAGGGGAAATTAAAGAACAAGAGGTATTTATTGGCGAACTACCATTAATGACTGAAAGAGGAACTTTCATTATTAATGGTGCCGAAAGAGTTATTGTTAATCAAATTGTTCGAAGTCCTGGAGTATATTTCAAAGATGAACTGGATAAAAATGGTCGAAGAACTTACAACGCTAGCGTTATCCCTAATAGAGGAGCATGGTTAAAATTCGAGACTGACAAAAATAATTTACTTTATGTGAGAGTTGATAAAACTAGAAAAATTAATGCTCATGTTCTTATGAGAGCGATGGGTCTTTCAGATAATGATGTGGTCGATAAACTTAGGCATCCCGAGTTTTATCAACAATCAATTGAGTCAGCTAATGACGAGGGTATTAATTCAGAAGATCAGGCATTACTTGAGCTATACAAGAAGCTACGTCCTGGTGAACCACCCTCCGTTTCTGGCGGACAACAACTATTACACAGTAGATTCTTTGATCCCAAAAGATATGATTTAGGCCGAGTTGGTAGATATAAAATAAATAAAAAATTGAGACTTACCGTCCCAAACGATGTGAGAACACTTACCCATGAAGATGTTCTTTCTACTATTGATTATTTAATTAATCTCGAATTGGATATTGGCGGAGCTAGTTTGGATGATATTGACCATCTTGGTAATCGAAGGGTTAGATCTGTAGGAGAACTTCTTCAAAATCAAGTTCGTGTTGGACTTAATCGTCTAGAGAGAATCATCAAAGAAAGAATGACTGTAGGAGAAACAGATTCTTTAACTCCAGCTCAACTAGTCAATCCCAAACCTTTGGTTGCTGCCATAAAAGAATTTTTTGGCTCAAGTCAATTAAGTCAGTTCATGGATCAAACTAATCCTCTAGCTGAATTAACACATAAGAGAAGAATCTCAGCATTAGGTCCAGGGGGTTTAACTCGAGAAAGAGCAGGCTTTGCGGTAAGAGATATTCACCCTTCACATTATGGAAGATTATGTCCTATAGAGACTCCTGAAGGTCCTAATGCGGGACTTATAAATTCTTTGGCTACCCACGCTAGAGTTAATGAGTACGGTTTTATTGAAACACCTTTTTGGGAAGTTAATAACGGTAAAGTTAATAAGGAAGGTAATCCGGTTTATCTTTCTGCTGATTTAGAAGATGAGTGTAGGGTGGCTCCAGGTGACGTAGCGACTGACAAGGACGGCAATATAATTGCAAATCTAATACCAGTAAGATACAGACAGGATTTTGAAAAAGTCCCTCCTCATCAAGTCGATTACGTTCAGCTTTCTCCGGTTCAGGTAATTTCAGTTGCTACTTCACTTATTCCTTTCTTGGAACATGATGATGCTAACAGAGCTCTTATGGGATCAAATATGCAACGCCAAGCCGTCCCATTGCTAAGGCCAGAACGTCCTTTAGTTGGTACAGGTTTAGAATCTCAAGTTGCTAGAGATTCGGGAATGGTTCCCATAACAAAAGTTAATGGAACTGTATCTTATGTAGACGCTAATGAGATTGTTGTTAAAGATGAGCATGGTAATGAACATTTTCACTACCTTCAGAAATATCAAAGATCAAATCAAGATACCTGCCTCAACCAAAGACCTATAGTTAAAATTGGAGACAAAGTTATATCTGGGCAGGTTTTAGCAGATGGATCCGCATGTGAAGGAGGCGAAATAGCTCTTGGTCAAAACGTTTTAATTGCTTACATGCCATGGGAGGGATACAACTATGAAGATGCCATACTTGTGAGCGAGAGGATGGTAACTGATGATTTATATACCTCAGTACATATTGAAAAATATGAAATTGAAGCAAGACAAACGAAGCTAGGACCTGAAGAAATCACAAGAGAGATTCCTAATATCTCGGAAGAAAGCTTGAATAATCTTGATGAGATGGGAATTATTAGGATTGGTGCTTTTGTAGAGAGTGGAGATATTCTTGTAGGAAAAGTGACTCCAAAAGGGGAATCAGATCAACCACCTGAAGAAAAACTGTTGAGAGCTATTTTCGGTGAAAAGGCTAGAGATGTGAGAGATAATTCCCTCAGGGTACCTAAAACTGAAAAGGGAAGGGTTTTGGATGTTCGCATTTATACTAGAGAACAAGGTGATGAATTACCTCCAGGAGCTAACATGGTTGTTAGAGTGTATGTTGCTCAGAGAAGGAAAATTCAAGTGGGTGACAAAATGGCTGGGAGACATGGAAATAAAGGAATTATAAGCAGAATCTTACCAAGAGAAGATATGCCTTATTTACCAGATGGTACCCCTGTGGACATAGTTCTTAATCCTCTAGGAGTTCCAAGTAGGATGAATGTAGGTCAAGTTTTTGAATTATTGATGGGCTGGGCAGCCTCCAATTTAAATTGCCGGGTTAAAGTTGTCCCATTTGATGAAATGTATGGAGCTGAAAAATCACATCAAACTGTTCAAGCATTTTTAGAGGAAGCTTCAAAACAGCCAGGTAAAGCATGGGTTTACAATCCTGAAGATCCTGGAAAGTTATTACTTAAAGATGGTAGAACGGGGGAACCCTTCGATCAGCCAGTTGCTGTAGGATACTCTCATTTCCTCAAATTAGTTCATTTGGTGGATGATAAAATTCATGCAAGATCCACTGGTCCTTACTCTTTGGTTACACAGCAACCCTTGGGCGGTAAAGCTCAGCAAGGTGGACAAAGGCTTGGAGAAATGGAAGTATGGGCTCTAGAAGCTTATGGAGCTGCTTATACTCTTCAGGAATTGTTAACAGTTAAATCTGATGATATGCAAGGAAGGAATGAGGCGCTTAATGCGATCGTAAAGGGTAAACCGATCCCAAGGCCTGGTACTCCTGAGTCATTTAAAGTTCTTATGAGGGAATTACAATCTCTAGGCTTGGATATAGGGGTTTATACAGACGAAGGAAAAGAAGTAGATTTAATGCAAGATATCAATCCGAGAAGAAATACTCCATCAAGGCCGACTTACGAATCACTCGGAACCTCTGAATATGAGGAAGATTAA
- a CDS encoding DNA-directed RNA polymerase subunit gamma, whose product MTNSNLRTENHFDYVKISIASPQRIMDWGQRTLPNGQVVGEVTKPETINYRTLKPEMDGLFCEKIFGPSKDWECHCGKYKRVRHRGIVCERCGVEVTESRVRRHRMGYIKLAAPVSHVWYLKGIPSYVAILLDIPLRDVEQIVYFNCYVVLDPGDHKELKYKQLLTEDEWLEIEDEIYAEDSTIENEPFVGIGAEALKQLLEDLDLNQVAEELREEITNSKGQKRAKLIKRIRVIDNFIATNAKPEWMVLDAIPVIPPDLRPMVQLDGGRFATSDLNDLYRRVINRNNRLARLQEILAPEIIVRNEKRMLQEAVDALIDNGRRGRTVVGANNRALKSLSDIIEGKQGRFRQNLLGKRVDYSGRSVIVVGPKLKMHQCGLPKEMALELFQPFVIHRLIRQNIVNNIKAAKKLIQKADDEVMQVLQEVIEGHPILLNRAPTLHRLGIQAFEPKLVGGRAIQLHPLVCPAFNADFDGDQMAVHVPLALEAQTEARMLMLASNNILSPATGEPIVTPSQDMVLGSYYLTALQPNYQKPEFGDNKTTFASLEDVIFAFEDKRLCLHEWVWVRFNGEVEDEDEMRSPQKTQELEDGSKLEIWNLRRDRFDSNNNLISRFVLTTVGRVVMNYTIIDSVSKT is encoded by the coding sequence ATGACAAACAGCAACTTAAGAACTGAAAATCACTTTGATTACGTCAAAATTTCAATAGCTTCTCCACAGAGAATAATGGATTGGGGTCAGAGGACATTGCCCAATGGACAAGTAGTTGGTGAAGTGACTAAACCTGAAACTATCAATTACAGGACACTTAAACCTGAAATGGATGGATTATTTTGTGAAAAGATTTTTGGGCCATCTAAAGATTGGGAATGCCATTGTGGAAAGTATAAAAGAGTAAGACATCGCGGCATTGTTTGTGAGAGATGTGGGGTTGAAGTAACTGAAAGTAGAGTCAGAAGACATAGGATGGGATATATAAAACTCGCTGCGCCAGTTTCCCATGTTTGGTATTTGAAAGGAATCCCTAGTTACGTTGCAATACTTTTGGATATTCCGCTTAGGGATGTAGAACAAATAGTTTATTTTAATTGTTACGTCGTTTTAGATCCAGGTGATCATAAAGAACTTAAGTATAAGCAATTACTCACTGAGGATGAGTGGCTCGAAATTGAAGATGAAATTTATGCTGAAGATTCAACTATAGAAAATGAACCTTTTGTTGGAATTGGTGCTGAAGCACTGAAGCAATTACTTGAGGACCTTGATTTAAATCAGGTTGCTGAGGAGCTTAGAGAAGAAATTACTAATAGCAAGGGGCAAAAGAGAGCAAAGCTTATAAAAAGAATAAGAGTTATTGATAATTTCATTGCAACTAACGCAAAACCAGAATGGATGGTTTTAGATGCAATACCAGTAATACCTCCTGATCTGAGACCTATGGTACAGCTTGATGGAGGAAGATTTGCAACTTCAGATTTAAATGATTTATACAGAAGAGTTATAAATAGAAATAATAGACTAGCTAGGCTTCAAGAAATTTTAGCTCCTGAAATCATAGTAAGAAATGAAAAAAGAATGCTTCAGGAGGCAGTTGATGCCCTTATAGATAATGGAAGAAGAGGGAGGACTGTTGTTGGAGCAAATAATAGAGCTCTTAAGTCTCTAAGTGACATAATTGAAGGAAAGCAAGGAAGATTTAGACAGAATCTTCTTGGAAAACGTGTTGACTATTCAGGAAGATCTGTAATAGTAGTGGGTCCTAAATTAAAAATGCATCAGTGTGGTCTCCCAAAAGAAATGGCTTTAGAGCTCTTTCAGCCTTTTGTAATCCATAGATTGATACGACAAAACATTGTGAATAATATTAAAGCTGCAAAAAAATTAATACAAAAAGCTGATGACGAAGTTATGCAGGTACTTCAGGAAGTTATTGAAGGTCATCCAATTCTCTTAAATAGAGCCCCCACCCTGCATCGTTTAGGAATTCAAGCTTTTGAACCTAAATTAGTTGGAGGTAGAGCAATACAACTTCATCCTTTAGTTTGTCCTGCATTCAATGCTGACTTTGATGGAGATCAAATGGCAGTTCATGTTCCTTTAGCTTTAGAGGCACAAACCGAAGCACGCATGCTTATGTTGGCTAGTAATAATATTCTTTCTCCCGCTACTGGAGAACCAATTGTGACTCCATCACAAGATATGGTTTTAGGATCTTATTATCTGACGGCTTTGCAACCGAATTATCAAAAACCAGAATTTGGAGATAATAAGACTACTTTTGCTTCATTAGAAGATGTTATTTTTGCCTTTGAAGATAAAAGACTATGCCTGCATGAATGGGTTTGGGTTAGATTTAATGGAGAAGTTGAAGATGAAGACGAAATGCGTAGCCCACAAAAAACTCAAGAGCTAGAAGATGGTTCAAAATTAGAAATTTGGAATTTAAGAAGAGACAGATTTGACTCTAATAATAATTTAATAAGTAGATTTGTGCTGACAACTGTTGGGAGAGTAGTTATGAACTATACCATCATCGATTCTGTATCTAAAACTTAA